Proteins from a genomic interval of Streptococcus sp. D7B5:
- the nrdE gene encoding class 1b ribonucleoside-diphosphate reductase subunit alpha: MGLKHLEDVTYFRLNNEINRPVNGQIMLHKDKEALDAFFKENVVPNTMVFDSITDKINYLIEHNYIETAFLKKYRPEFLEELHQFIKDQNFQFKSFMAAYKFYNQYALKTNDGEYYLESMEDRVFFNALYFADGDEAVAIDIANEIIHQRYQPATPSFLNAGRARRGELVSCFLIQVTDDMNSIGRSINSALQLSRIGGGVGITLSNLREAGAPIKGYEGAASGVVPVMKLFEDSFSYSNQLGQRQGAGVVYLNVFHPDIIAFLSTKKENADEKVRVKTLSLGVVVPDKFYELARKNEEMYLFSPYSVELEYGVPFNYIDITEKYDELVANPNIRKTKIKARDLETEISKLQQESGYPYVVNIDTANRANPVDGKIIMSNLCSEILQVQEPSLINDAQEFLQMGTDVSCNLGSTNVVNMMTSPDFGRSIRAMVRALTFVTDSSHIVAVPTIDHGNSLAHTFGLGAMGLHSYLAQQLIEYGSPESVEFTSIYFMLMNYWTLVESNNIARERGITFHNFEKSDYANGSYFDKYVTGEFVPKSDRVKELFKDIFIPSAADWAELREKVQADGLYHQNRLAVAPNGSISYINDVSASIHPITQRIEERQEKKIGKIYYPAAGLSTDTIPYYTSAYDMDMRKVIDVYAAATEHVDQGLSLTLFMRSDIPKGLYEWKKENKQTTRDLSILRNYAFNKGIKSIYYVRTFTDDGGEVGANQCESCVI, encoded by the coding sequence ATGGGATTAAAACATCTTGAGGACGTGACCTACTTCCGTCTCAATAACGAAATCAACCGTCCTGTTAATGGACAAATCATGCTTCATAAAGATAAAGAAGCCTTGGATGCCTTCTTTAAAGAAAATGTAGTTCCAAACACTATGGTTTTTGATTCAATCACTGATAAAATCAACTACCTCATTGAACACAACTACATCGAAACTGCATTTCTCAAGAAATACCGTCCAGAGTTTTTGGAAGAATTGCATCAATTTATCAAAGACCAAAACTTCCAATTCAAATCATTCATGGCTGCCTATAAGTTTTACAACCAGTATGCCTTGAAGACTAATGACGGTGAATATTACCTTGAAAGCATGGAAGACCGTGTCTTCTTTAACGCACTTTATTTTGCTGATGGTGATGAAGCTGTTGCGATTGATATTGCCAATGAAATCATCCATCAACGCTACCAACCTGCTACTCCTTCCTTCTTGAACGCTGGTCGTGCTCGCCGTGGGGAGTTGGTATCTTGCTTCTTGATTCAAGTAACGGATGACATGAACTCTATCGGACGTTCCATCAACTCTGCCCTCCAGCTTTCTCGTATCGGTGGTGGTGTGGGAATTACCCTCAGCAACCTTCGCGAAGCGGGTGCACCTATCAAAGGTTATGAAGGAGCTGCTTCTGGTGTCGTTCCAGTTATGAAACTCTTCGAGGACAGTTTCTCTTACTCCAACCAATTGGGTCAACGTCAAGGGGCTGGTGTAGTCTACCTCAACGTCTTTCATCCAGATATCATCGCCTTCCTTTCAACCAAGAAAGAAAATGCCGATGAAAAAGTTCGTGTGAAGACCCTCTCACTTGGAGTTGTGGTACCAGATAAATTCTACGAATTGGCTCGTAAAAATGAAGAAATGTACCTCTTCAGCCCTTACTCTGTAGAGCTTGAGTATGGTGTGCCATTCAACTATATCGATATCACTGAAAAATATGATGAATTAGTAGCAAATCCAAATATCCGCAAGACAAAAATCAAGGCGCGTGATTTGGAAACGGAAATCTCTAAATTGCAACAAGAGTCTGGCTATCCATATGTAGTCAACATCGATACGGCTAACCGTGCGAATCCTGTTGATGGAAAGATTATCATGAGTAACTTGTGTTCTGAGATTCTTCAAGTTCAAGAGCCAAGTTTGATCAACGATGCTCAAGAATTCCTTCAAATGGGAACAGACGTCTCATGTAACCTTGGTTCAACCAACGTGGTCAACATGATGACCTCACCTGACTTTGGTCGTTCTATCCGTGCGATGGTTCGTGCTTTGACTTTCGTTACAGATAGTTCACACATCGTAGCTGTCCCTACTATCGACCACGGAAACAGTTTGGCTCACACCTTTGGTCTTGGTGCCATGGGGCTTCATAGCTACCTTGCCCAACAACTCATCGAATACGGATCTCCTGAGTCAGTTGAATTTACAAGCATCTACTTTATGCTTATGAACTACTGGACCTTGGTGGAATCAAATAATATCGCCCGCGAACGTGGTATCACCTTCCACAACTTTGAAAAATCAGATTATGCTAACGGAAGCTACTTCGACAAGTATGTAACTGGTGAATTTGTTCCAAAATCAGACCGTGTTAAAGAACTCTTCAAAGATATCTTTATTCCAAGTGCTGCTGATTGGGCTGAACTTCGCGAAAAGGTTCAAGCAGATGGTCTTTATCACCAAAACCGCCTTGCTGTAGCGCCAAATGGTTCTATCAGCTACATCAACGATGTTTCTGCTTCTATCCACCCGATTACGCAACGTATTGAAGAACGCCAAGAGAAGAAAATCGGTAAAATCTATTATCCTGCTGCAGGTTTGTCAACAGATACTATCCCTTACTACACTTCTGCTTACGATATGGATATGCGTAAGGTGATTGATGTTTACGCTGCTGCAACAGAGCACGTGGACCAAGGACTTTCACTCACCCTCTTCATGCGTAGTGATATTCCAAAAGGTCTTTACGAATGGAAGAAGGAAAACAAACAAACGACACGTGACCTATCTATCCTTCGTAACTATGCCTTTAACAAGGGTATCAAGTCTATCTACTACGTCCGTACCTTTACAGACGACGGTGGAGAAGTCGGTGCTAACCAATGTGAAAGCTGTGTGATTTAA
- the nrdF gene encoding class 1b ribonucleoside-diphosphate reductase subunit beta, which produces METYYKAINWNAIEDVIDKSTWEKLTEQFWLDTRIPLSNDLDDWRKLSNKEKDLVGKVFGGLTLLDTMQSETGVQALRSDIRTPHEEAVFNNIQFMESVHAKSYSSIFSTLNTKAEIEEIFEWTNTNPYLQRKAEIINEIYLNGTPLEKKVASVFLETFLFYSGFFTPLYYLGNNKLANVAEIIKLIIRDESVHGTYIGYKFQLGFNELPEEEQEKLKEWMYDLLYTLYENEEGYTESLYDGVGWTEEVKTFLRYNANKALMNLGQDPLFPDSADDVNPIVMNGISTGTSNHDFFSQVGNGYLLGEVEAMQDEDYNYGLD; this is translated from the coding sequence ATGGAAACTTACTACAAAGCCATTAACTGGAATGCCATCGAAGATGTCATCGACAAATCAACTTGGGAAAAGCTGACGGAGCAATTCTGGCTCGACACTCGTATCCCCTTATCAAATGACCTTGACGACTGGAGAAAACTATCAAACAAGGAAAAAGACTTGGTAGGAAAAGTCTTTGGTGGTTTGACCCTTCTTGATACCATGCAATCAGAAACAGGGGTTCAGGCTCTTCGTTCAGACATCCGTACACCGCATGAGGAAGCTGTTTTCAACAATATCCAATTTATGGAATCTGTCCACGCAAAATCTTACTCTTCTATCTTTTCAACCTTGAACACCAAGGCTGAAATTGAAGAAATCTTTGAATGGACCAACACCAACCCTTACCTACAAAGAAAAGCTGAAATTATCAACGAAATCTACCTCAATGGTACGCCTCTTGAAAAGAAGGTTGCCAGCGTCTTCCTTGAAACCTTCCTCTTCTACTCTGGTTTCTTCACACCGCTCTACTATCTCGGTAACAACAAACTGGCCAATGTTGCGGAAATCATCAAACTGATCATTCGTGATGAGTCTGTTCACGGAACTTACATCGGTTACAAATTCCAACTTGGTTTCAATGAATTACCTGAAGAAGAGCAAGAAAAACTCAAAGAATGGATGTACGACCTGCTCTATACCCTCTATGAGAACGAAGAGGGCTATACAGAAAGTCTCTATGACGGTGTTGGTTGGACTGAAGAAGTCAAAACCTTCCTTCGCTACAATGCCAATAAGGCCCTTATGAACCTAGGACAAGATCCACTCTTCCCAGACTCAGCTGATGATGTCAACCCAATCGTCATGAACGGTATTTCAACAGGAACTTCTAACCACGACTTCTTTTCTCAAGTCGGAAATGGTTATCTCCTTGGTGAAGTTGAAGCTATGCAAGATGAAGATTACAACTACGGTTTAGACTAA
- a CDS encoding PTS lactose/cellobiose transporter subunit IIA, with amino-acid sequence MNREEVTLLGFEIVAYAGDARSKLLEALKAAEAGDFAKADTLVEEAGGCIAEAHHAQTSLLTKEASGEDLAYSVTMMHGQDHLMTTILLKDLMHHLIELYKRGVK; translated from the coding sequence ATGAATAGAGAAGAAGTAACATTGTTAGGTTTTGAAATCGTAGCCTATGCTGGCGATGCTCGTTCAAAACTATTGGAAGCCTTGAAGGCTGCTGAAGCTGGCGATTTTGCGAAAGCTGATACTCTCGTAGAGGAAGCTGGTGGTTGCATCGCTGAGGCTCATCACGCGCAAACAAGTCTATTAACTAAGGAAGCTTCAGGTGAGGACTTAGCCTATAGTGTAACCATGATGCACGGTCAGGATCACTTGATGACAACTATCTTGTTAAAAGATTTGATGCACCATTTAATCGAACTCTACAAGAGAGGAGTTAAGTAA
- the lacG gene encoding 6-phospho-beta-galactosidase — protein sequence MTKTLPKDFIFGGATAAYQAEGATNTDGKGPVAWDKYLKDNYWYTAEPASDFYHKYPVDLKLAEEYGVNGIRISIAWSRIFPTGYGKVNDKGVEFYHNLFAECHKRHVEPFVTLHHFDTPEALHSNGDFLNRENIEHFVDYAAFCFEEFPEVNYWTTFNEIGPIGDGQYLVGKFPPGIQYDLAKVFQSHHNMMVSHARAVKLYKGKGYKGEIGVVHALPTKYPLDPDNPADVRAAELEDIIHNKFILDATYLGRYSEETMEGVNHILAVNGGSLDLREEDFAVLEAAKDLNDFLGINYYMSDWMQAFDGETEIIHNGKGEKGSSKYQIKGVGRRVAPDYVPRTDWDWIIYPQGLYDQIMRVKKDYPNYKKIYITENGLGYKDEFVDGTVYDDGRIDYVKKHMEVIASAISDGANVKGYFIWSLMDVFSWSNGYEKRYGLFYVDFETQERYPKKSAHWYKKLAETQLID from the coding sequence ATGACAAAAACACTTCCAAAAGACTTTATTTTTGGCGGGGCAACAGCAGCCTATCAAGCAGAAGGTGCGACCAATACCGATGGTAAAGGACCAGTTGCCTGGGACAAATACCTCAAAGATAACTACTGGTACACTGCTGAACCAGCCAGTGATTTCTACCACAAATACCCAGTTGACCTCAAACTTGCAGAAGAGTATGGTGTCAATGGTATCCGTATTTCAATCGCTTGGTCACGTATCTTTCCAACTGGTTATGGGAAGGTTAATGACAAGGGGGTTGAGTTCTATCATAATCTATTTGCAGAATGTCACAAACGGCATGTTGAGCCCTTTGTAACTCTTCATCACTTTGACACGCCAGAAGCTCTACATTCAAATGGAGACTTCTTAAACCGTGAAAACATTGAACACTTTGTAGACTACGCGGCTTTCTGTTTTGAAGAATTTCCTGAAGTTAACTATTGGACAACCTTTAATGAAATTGGGCCAATTGGTGATGGTCAATACTTGGTTGGGAAATTCCCTCCAGGTATTCAGTACGACCTTGCCAAAGTCTTCCAATCTCATCACAATATGATGGTGTCGCATGCGCGTGCAGTCAAGCTATATAAAGGTAAAGGTTATAAAGGTGAAATTGGTGTGGTTCATGCCCTGCCTACTAAGTATCCTCTGGATCCAGATAATCCAGCAGATGTTCGAGCGGCTGAGTTAGAAGATATCATTCACAATAAATTTATTTTGGATGCAACTTATCTAGGACGATATTCCGAAGAAACCATGGAAGGTGTCAACCATATCTTAGCAGTCAATGGTGGAAGCTTAGATTTGCGTGAAGAAGACTTCGCAGTCCTAGAAGCTGCAAAAGACTTGAACGACTTCCTAGGAATTAACTACTATATGAGTGATTGGATGCAAGCCTTTGATGGAGAGACGGAAATCATCCACAATGGAAAAGGTGAAAAAGGAAGCTCTAAGTATCAGATTAAGGGAGTTGGTCGTCGTGTAGCTCCTGATTATGTCCCACGTACCGATTGGGATTGGATTATCTACCCTCAAGGTTTGTATGACCAAATCATGCGCGTGAAGAAAGATTATCCTAATTACAAAAAAATCTACATCACTGAGAATGGTCTCGGATACAAAGATGAGTTTGTGGATGGGACAGTCTACGATGATGGGCGGATTGATTATGTTAAGAAACATATGGAAGTGATTGCATCTGCAATCTCTGATGGAGCCAATGTCAAAGGATACTTTATCTGGTCGCTAATGGATGTCTTTTCTTGGTCAAATGGCTATGAAAAGCGTTACGGTCTCTTCTATGTTGATTTTGAGACTCAGGAGCGCTATCCAAAGAAATCGGCTCACTGGTACAAGAAACTAGCTGAGACACAACTTATTGATTAA
- a CDS encoding phosphocarrier protein HPr, producing the protein MASKDFHVVAETGIHARPATLLVQTASKFASDITLEYKGKSVNLKSIMGVMSLGVGQGADVTISAEGADADDAIAAITETMEKEGLA; encoded by the coding sequence ATGGCTTCTAAAGATTTCCACGTAGTGGCAGAAACAGGTATTCACGCACGTCCAGCAACATTGTTGGTTCAAACAGCTAGCAAATTTGCTTCAGATATCACTCTTGAATACAAAGGTAAATCAGTAAACCTTAAATCTATCATGGGTGTTATGAGTCTTGGTGTTGGCCAAGGTGCTGACGTTACAATTTCAGCTGAAGGTGCAGATGCTGACGACGCAATCGCTGCTATCACTGAAACTATGGAAAAAGAAGGATTGGCATAA
- a CDS encoding tagatose-6-phosphate kinase yields MILTVTMNPSIDISYPLDELKIDTVNRVVDVTKTAGGKGLNVTRVLSEFGDSVAATGLVGGKLGEFLVEHIDDKVTKRFFSIQGETRNCIAILHGENQTEILEKGPEVLEQEGQDFLAHFENLLDTVEVVAISGSLPAGLPVDYYASLVELANQAGKPVVLDCSGAALQAVLESPHKPTVIKPNNEELSQLLGKEVSEDLDELKEVLQEPLFAGIEWIIVSLGANGAFAKHGDTFYKVDIPRIQVVNPVGSGDSTVAGISSGLLHKESDQELLIKANVLGMLNAQEKMTGHVNMANYQALYDQLIVKEV; encoded by the coding sequence ATGATTTTAACAGTCACAATGAATCCGTCCATTGATATTTCTTATCCTTTGGATGAATTAAAAATTGACACTGTCAACCGTGTGGTGGACGTGACCAAGACAGCTGGTGGTAAAGGTCTCAATGTTACACGAGTTCTTTCAGAATTTGGTGATTCTGTTGCTGCTACTGGTTTGGTCGGTGGTAAACTTGGTGAGTTTTTAGTAGAGCATATCGATGATAAAGTAACGAAACGTTTCTTCTCGATTCAAGGAGAGACTCGTAACTGTATCGCTATTCTACACGGTGAAAACCAAACAGAAATCCTTGAAAAAGGTCCCGAAGTTCTTGAACAAGAAGGGCAAGATTTCTTGGCTCATTTCGAAAATCTCCTTGACACTGTGGAAGTAGTCGCTATCTCAGGTAGTCTGCCAGCTGGGCTTCCAGTTGACTATTATGCAAGCTTAGTAGAACTTGCTAATCAAGCAGGCAAACCAGTTGTTCTAGACTGCTCAGGTGCAGCTCTTCAGGCTGTCCTTGAATCACCACACAAACCAACAGTTATTAAACCAAATAACGAAGAATTGTCTCAGCTTCTTGGGAAAGAAGTTTCTGAGGATTTGGATGAATTAAAAGAAGTTCTTCAAGAGCCTTTATTTGCAGGGATTGAGTGGATAATTGTTTCACTTGGTGCAAATGGTGCTTTTGCAAAGCATGGGGATACTTTCTACAAGGTTGATATTCCAAGAATTCAGGTAGTGAACCCTGTTGGATCTGGAGATTCTACTGTGGCAGGGATTTCCTCAGGTCTTCTTCATAAGGAATCTGATCAAGAACTCCTCATCAAGGCCAATGTCCTTGGTATGCTCAATGCCCAAGAAAAGATGACAGGTCATGTCAATATGGCCAACTATCAAGCTTTATATGATCAATTAATAGTAAAAGAGGTATAA
- a CDS encoding lactose-specific PTS transporter subunit EIIC, which yields MNKLIAFIEKGKPFFEKLSRNIYLRAIRDGFIAGMPVILFSSIFILIAFVPNSWGFKWSDDVVNLLMKPYSYSMGILALLVAGTTAKSLTDSVNRSMEKTNQINYMSTLLAAIVGLLMLAADPIENGLATGFLGTKGLLSAFLAAFVTVAIYKVCVKNNVTIRMPDEVPPNISQVFKDVIPFTLSVVSLYALDLLARHFVGASVAESIGKFFAPLFSAADGYLGITIIFGAFAFFWFVGIHGPSIVEPAIAAITYANAEVNLNLLQQGMHADKILTSGTQMFIVTMGGTGATLVVPFMFMWLTKSKRNRAIGRASVVPTFFGVNEPILFGAPLVLNPIFFIPFIFAPIANVWIFKFFIETLGMNSFTANLPWTTPGPLGIVLGTNFQFLSFVLAALLILVDVAIYYPFLKVYDEQILEEERSGKANDELKEKVAANFNTAKADAILEKAGVEAAQNTITEETNVLVLCAGGGTSGLLANALNKAAAEYKVPVKAAAGGYGAHREMLPEFDLVILAPQVASNFEDMKAETDKLGIKLAKTEGGQYIKLTRDGKGALAFVQAQFEE from the coding sequence ATGAATAAATTAATTGCTTTTATCGAGAAAGGAAAGCCTTTCTTTGAAAAACTGTCTCGTAATATCTACCTTCGTGCCATTCGAGATGGTTTCATTGCTGGAATGCCAGTTATTCTCTTCTCAAGTATCTTTATCTTGATTGCTTTTGTACCAAACTCATGGGGCTTTAAATGGTCTGACGATGTTGTCAATCTCCTCATGAAACCTTATAGCTATTCAATGGGGATTCTAGCTCTCTTGGTAGCTGGTACAACAGCTAAGTCATTGACCGACTCAGTAAACCGTAGCATGGAGAAAACCAACCAAATCAACTATATGTCGACACTTTTGGCTGCGATTGTTGGTTTGTTAATGTTAGCAGCTGATCCTATCGAAAATGGACTAGCTACTGGATTCTTGGGGACAAAAGGTTTGCTTTCGGCCTTCCTTGCTGCCTTTGTTACTGTAGCCATCTATAAGGTTTGTGTTAAGAACAACGTCACTATTCGTATGCCTGACGAAGTTCCACCAAATATCTCACAAGTCTTTAAAGATGTGATTCCATTCACTCTATCAGTGGTTTCTCTTTATGCTCTTGATTTACTAGCTCGTCATTTTGTTGGTGCAAGCGTAGCTGAATCAATCGGTAAATTCTTTGCACCATTATTCTCAGCTGCTGATGGCTATCTAGGTATTACCATTATCTTTGGTGCCTTTGCCTTCTTCTGGTTTGTTGGTATCCATGGTCCATCTATCGTTGAACCTGCTATCGCAGCGATTACCTATGCAAATGCCGAAGTCAACTTGAACCTTCTCCAACAAGGTATGCACGCTGACAAGATTCTTACTTCTGGTACACAAATGTTTATCGTTACCATGGGTGGTACTGGTGCGACACTGGTTGTTCCATTCATGTTCATGTGGTTAACCAAATCGAAACGTAACCGTGCAATCGGACGTGCTTCAGTAGTTCCAACTTTCTTTGGTGTAAATGAACCAATCTTGTTTGGTGCACCGCTTGTCTTGAACCCAATCTTCTTTATTCCATTCATCTTTGCGCCAATTGCCAACGTATGGATTTTTAAATTCTTCATTGAGACGCTTGGCATGAACTCATTTACTGCCAACCTTCCTTGGACAACACCAGGTCCGCTCGGTATTGTTCTCGGTACAAACTTCCAATTCTTGTCATTTGTACTTGCTGCTTTGTTAATCCTTGTTGACGTAGCCATCTACTATCCATTCCTCAAGGTTTATGATGAACAAATCCTTGAAGAAGAACGTTCTGGTAAAGCCAATGATGAATTGAAAGAAAAAGTAGCTGCAAACTTCAATACTGCCAAAGCAGATGCTATTCTTGAAAAAGCTGGTGTAGAAGCAGCGCAAAACACAATCACAGAAGAAACAAATGTTCTCGTTCTCTGTGCAGGAGGAGGTACAAGTGGTCTCCTTGCAAATGCTCTAAACAAGGCAGCTGCAGAGTACAAAGTTCCTGTTAAAGCAGCAGCTGGTGGCTATGGTGCTCACCGTGAAATGTTGCCTGAGTTTGATCTGGTTATCCTTGCTCCTCAAGTTGCTTCAAACTTTGAAGACATGAAGGCCGAAACCGACAAACTTGGTATCAAACTTGCCAAGACAGAAGGTGGCCAATACATTAAACTGACTCGTGATGGAAAAGGCGCTCTTGCCTTTGTTCAAGCGCAGTTCGAAGAGTAA
- the lacD gene encoding tagatose-bisphosphate aldolase, translated as MALTEQKRARLEKLSDENGIISALAFDQRGALKRLMAQYQTEEPTVAQMEELKVLVADELTKYASSMLLDPEYGLPATKALDPNAGLLLAYEKTGYDTTSTKRLPDCLDVWSAKRIKEQGADAVKFLLYYDVDSADELNQEKQAYIERIGSECVAEDIPFFLEILAYDEKIADAGSAEYAKVKPHKVIGAMKVFSDPRFNIDVLKVEVPVNVKYVEGFGDGEIVHTREEAAAFFKAQDEATNLPYIYLSAGVSAKLFQETLVFAHESGANFNGVLCGRATWAGSVEAYIKDGEAAAREWLRTTGFENIDELNKVLQTTATSWKERV; from the coding sequence ATGGCTTTAACAGAACAAAAACGTGCACGCTTAGAAAAACTTTCAGATGAAAATGGCATTATCTCCGCTCTTGCCTTTGACCAACGTGGTGCTTTGAAACGCCTTATGGCTCAATACCAAACAGAAGAGCCGACAGTGGCTCAAATGGAAGAACTCAAAGTCTTAGTTGCAGATGAATTGACAAAATACGCATCCTCTATGCTTCTTGACCCAGAGTATGGTCTTCCAGCTACAAAAGCGCTTGATCCAAATGCTGGTCTTCTCCTTGCTTATGAGAAAACTGGCTACGATACAACTAGCACTAAACGCTTGCCTGACTGCTTGGATGTTTGGTCTGCAAAACGCATCAAAGAACAAGGTGCAGACGCTGTTAAGTTCTTGCTTTACTATGACGTAGACAGCGCTGACGAACTCAACCAAGAAAAACAAGCCTACATTGAACGCATCGGTTCAGAGTGTGTGGCAGAAGATATTCCATTCTTCCTTGAAATCTTGGCTTACGATGAAAAAATTGCTGATGCTGGCTCTGCAGAATACGCAAAAGTGAAACCACACAAGGTTATTGGTGCTATGAAAGTCTTCTCAGACCCACGCTTTAACATCGATGTCTTGAAAGTAGAAGTTCCAGTCAACGTCAAATACGTTGAAGGCTTTGGCGATGGTGAAATCGTGCATACTCGTGAAGAAGCGGCAGCTTTCTTCAAAGCGCAAGACGAAGCAACAAATCTTCCATACATCTACTTGAGTGCGGGTGTATCAGCTAAACTCTTCCAAGAAACGCTTGTCTTTGCCCACGAATCAGGTGCAAACTTCAACGGAGTTCTTTGTGGCCGTGCAACTTGGGCTGGATCAGTTGAAGCCTACATCAAAGACGGTGAAGCAGCAGCTCGTGAGTGGTTGCGTACAACTGGATTTGAGAACATTGACGAACTCAACAAGGTTCTTCAAACAACAGCGACTTCATGGAAAGAACGTGTATAA
- a CDS encoding DeoR/GlpR family DNA-binding transcription regulator translates to MLKQEKLDNILETVNTKGTITVKEIMTRLDVSDMTARRYLQELADKDLLVRVHGGAEKLRTGSLLNNERSNVEKQGLQIAEKQEISRFAGRLIDEGETIFIGPGTTLECFARELPIDNIRVVTNSLPVFLILNERKLTDLILIGGNYRAITGAFVGTLTLQDLTNLQFSKAFVSCNGIKDKAIATFSEEEGEVQRIALNNANKKYLLADHSKFNKFDFYTFYNISEIDTIVSDSKLSQETFEDLSKQTTILLSKP, encoded by the coding sequence ATGCTAAAGCAAGAAAAACTAGATAATATTCTAGAAACAGTAAATACAAAGGGAACTATTACTGTAAAAGAAATCATGACGCGTCTGGATGTATCAGATATGACAGCTCGTCGCTACTTACAAGAATTGGCAGATAAGGATTTGCTGGTTCGTGTGCATGGTGGTGCTGAAAAACTTCGTACAGGTTCTCTCTTAAACAACGAACGGTCAAACGTTGAAAAACAAGGCTTACAGATTGCTGAAAAACAAGAAATTAGTCGTTTTGCAGGTCGTTTGATTGACGAAGGAGAAACCATTTTTATCGGGCCAGGAACAACCTTAGAATGTTTTGCTCGCGAGCTCCCTATCGATAACATTCGCGTTGTAACAAACAGTCTTCCAGTTTTTCTCATCCTAAACGAACGAAAACTAACAGATTTGATCTTGATTGGTGGAAATTATCGCGCTATCACTGGTGCTTTTGTAGGTACACTTACCTTACAGGATTTGACAAACCTTCAGTTTTCTAAGGCATTTGTTAGCTGTAATGGTATTAAGGATAAGGCAATTGCTACTTTCAGTGAAGAAGAGGGCGAGGTACAACGAATCGCCTTGAACAATGCCAATAAAAAATACTTACTGGCAGACCACAGCAAGTTTAATAAGTTTGATTTCTACACCTTCTACAATATCTCAGAGATTGATACGATCGTTTCAGATTCCAAACTGAGTCAGGAAACATTTGAAGATCTATCGAAACAAACAACCATTCTTTTATCAAAACCATAA
- a CDS encoding transcription antiterminator: MYRILNPMNHNVSLVRNDKGEEVIVIGKGIAFGKKKGDLIAENQVEKIFRMKTEESRENFMALLKDVPLDFITVTYEIIDKLSKKYHYPIQEYLYVTLTDHIYCSYQALAQGRYKDSNLPDISAKYPFAFQIAKEAFEIYRQKLTDHFPEDEIIRIAYHFINAEGENEVQVVESIDKRKEILRNVEEVLKGYAIQRTKENNHFYDRFMIHLNYFLDYLDRSRDDNQSLLDMEDHIKQSYPKAFEIGSKIYDVITQHTGLDLYKSERVYLVLHIQRLLS, encoded by the coding sequence ATGTATCGAATTCTAAATCCAATGAATCACAATGTTTCACTTGTCAGAAATGACAAAGGAGAAGAGGTGATTGTAATTGGTAAGGGGATTGCATTCGGAAAGAAGAAGGGGGATTTGATTGCTGAAAATCAGGTTGAGAAAATCTTTCGGATGAAGACCGAAGAGTCAAGAGAAAACTTTATGGCTCTCCTCAAAGATGTTCCGCTTGATTTTATCACAGTGACTTATGAAATCATTGATAAGCTATCAAAGAAATATCATTATCCGATTCAAGAGTATCTCTACGTAACCTTGACAGATCATATTTACTGCTCTTACCAAGCTCTAGCACAAGGAAGGTACAAGGATAGCAATCTGCCAGATATTTCTGCCAAGTATCCTTTCGCTTTTCAAATCGCAAAGGAAGCCTTTGAAATCTATCGTCAGAAGTTGACAGATCATTTCCCTGAGGATGAAATTATTCGGATCGCTTATCATTTCATCAATGCCGAAGGGGAGAATGAAGTTCAAGTGGTTGAGTCGATTGATAAGAGGAAAGAAATTCTCAGGAATGTCGAAGAAGTGCTAAAGGGTTATGCAATTCAACGAACCAAAGAGAATAATCATTTCTATGATCGTTTTATGATTCATTTGAATTATTTCTTGGATTATTTAGACCGTTCCAGAGATGATAACCAATCACTTCTGGATATGGAAGATCATATTAAACAATCCTATCCAAAAGCGTTCGAGATTGGTTCCAAGATCTATGATGTGATTACGCAACATACGGGTCTTGATTTGTATAAAAGTGAACGAGTTTATCTAGTTCTACATATCCAACGTTTATTGTCATAA
- the nrdH gene encoding glutaredoxin-like protein NrdH: protein MVTVYSKNNCVQCKMTKRFLDSNNVAYREINLDEQPEYIDQVKELGFSAAPIIQTPTEVFSGFQPGKLKQLA from the coding sequence ATGGTAACCGTTTATTCTAAAAACAACTGTGTCCAATGTAAGATGACCAAGCGTTTCTTGGACAGCAACAATGTCGCTTATCGTGAGATTAATCTTGACGAGCAACCTGAGTACATCGATCAAGTTAAAGAGCTCGGTTTCAGCGCAGCTCCTATTATCCAAACACCAACTGAAGTTTTTTCAGGTTTCCAACCAGGAAAACTAAAACAGTTAGCATAA